CGGGATCAGGTCCCGGGGGAGTTCGGCTTTCGCTACCTCGGCGGAAGCGACACCCACCACGACGACATCGACCGGGCGTTCCGTGCCTACCGCGACCGGCTCGGTGTCGACCGAGAGGTCGACCTGATCGACCCGATCACGACCGACTACGAGGACGACCCGACGCTGATCGCGGCCGAGACGCCCGTCCCTGTGGAGGCGACCCGGGCGTACTACCTCGCCGAACGGACGATCGAGCGGATCGAGGGGCTGGCGGCGGGCAGTGGTGAACAGCCGTTCTTCCACCGGACCGACTTCCTCGGCCCGCACCACCCCTACGTCGTCCCGGAGCCCTACGCCTCGATGTACGACCCGGACGACGTCGACCCGTGGCCGACGTTCACGGAGACGTTCGACGGCAAGCCGCAGGTCCACGAGAACTACCTCAGGTACAGAGGAGTCGCCAACTTCGACTGGGAGACGTGGTCTCGGGCCGTCGCGCGCTACTTCGGCTTCGTGACGATGATCGACGACCAGGTCGGGCGGATCCTCGACGCGCTCGCCGAGCACGGCATGGAGGAGACGCTCGTCGTCCACACCTCGGATCACGGTGATTTCACGGGCAGTCACCGCCAGTTCAACAAGGGCCCGCTGATGTACGAGGAGACCTACCACGTCCCGCTCGCCGCGATGGGGGCCGGCGTCGAACGAGGTACCTGTGACGCGTTCGTCTCGCTCGTCGACCTGATGCCGACGTTCCTCGACCTCGCGGGTGCGGAGGTCCCCGAGGTCCACGGTCGGAGCCTCGGACCGCTGCTCGACGGCGACGTCCCGGAGGACTGGCGCGAGTCGATCACCGCCCAGTACCACGGCGACGAGTTCGGCCTCTACAGCCAGCGGATGATCCGCTCCGAACGGTACAAGTTCGTCTACAACGCGCCGGACGTGAACGAGTTCTACGACCTCCACGACGACCCACACGAGCTACGAAACCTCGTCTCGCACCCCGAGTACGAGGAGGTGCGACGGGAGCACGAGCGACGGCTGCTCGGGTGGATGGAACGGACGGACGATCCGATCACCCGATGGACGAGGAACGTCCTCGGGCAGGGGTAGTGCGACCGATCGTTCTCGCGAACTCACCTCTCGAAAAACCGTCTCCGCGGCGCGATAGCCTAGTGGGTGCCGGCCGTTCCGGTCGTCCCTGTGTCGAGCGAGCCGAGTCGGATCTCGTCGTCGGTGACCGCCTCGACCGACTCCTCCTGCAGCGGGTACGTGTCCTCGTCGCGGTCACCCCAGCCGAGTTTGGCGCTGATCGTGTCGGTGATCCCGGGGTCGGGTTCGACGTGTACGGTGCCGTGTTCGACACTCGTTACGACGCCGACTTCCTCGCCGGTCTCGTCGACGACTTTCTTGCCTTCGTCGTCCTCGGTGAAGTTGTGTGCCATCGCACCCGTGTGTTCGGCGTTCGGACACTTGGTCGTCGCACTTGCGTATGCGGGCCTCGTGCGTGACGCCGAGCGGGAGACGTCCGAGCGGGAGACGTCCGAGCGGCGACGCCGGGCGAGGTAGTAGAACGCGAGCGGTGGGTGAAGCGGCGCGATCGTGAGCCCGACGAACGCGAGAGCGAGGTAGGTCGCCGGGTTCGGCGTCCAGCCGTCGCCCGCCCTCGACCGGACGTACGCGGCGTCCTCGTAGATCGCGGCGGGAAAGACCCCCAGACCGACCGCGGCGGCGAGCGCCGGAA
This region of Halalkalicoccus sp. CGA53 genomic DNA includes:
- a CDS encoding sulfatase-like hydrolase/transferase yields the protein MLDRPNVLLLLTDQERYDLTAPGALPVETPNLDRIAEDGTRFTRAYTPIGICTSARASLLSGLFPHAHGMLNNSHEADALQPNFPPDLPTFGEGLAQVGYENTYLGKWHVGRDQVPGEFGFRYLGGSDTHHDDIDRAFRAYRDRLGVDREVDLIDPITTDYEDDPTLIAAETPVPVEATRAYYLAERTIERIEGLAAGSGEQPFFHRTDFLGPHHPYVVPEPYASMYDPDDVDPWPTFTETFDGKPQVHENYLRYRGVANFDWETWSRAVARYFGFVTMIDDQVGRILDALAEHGMEETLVVHTSDHGDFTGSHRQFNKGPLMYEETYHVPLAAMGAGVERGTCDAFVSLVDLMPTFLDLAGAEVPEVHGRSLGPLLDGDVPEDWRESITAQYHGDEFGLYSQRMIRSERYKFVYNAPDVNEFYDLHDDPHELRNLVSHPEYEEVRREHERRLLGWMERTDDPITRWTRNVLGQG